CGGCCAAAGCCGCCTCGCCTGTGGGCGATCCTCGATGAGTCCGTGATCCGCCGGGTCGTCGGATCACCGGAGACGATGAGGGAACAGCTCGACCGGCTCCTCGAAGCGAACGAGTCCCCTCACATCACGCTCCAGGTACTGCCGTTCGCCAAGGGAGCCCACTCCGCCGCCCTCGGCAGCTTCGTAACCCTCGGCGGCACCGAGCCAACCCTCGATGTCGTCTACGTCGACTTCCACACCGGCTCGCTCTTCATGGAGACGGACGAGGAACTGGAGCGATACAGACTTGCGTTCGAGTACCTCCGCGCACAAGCGTTGGACATGGAGGCCTCCTCCGCCCTGATCCACCGCGCGCGCAAGGAGTTGTAGATGCCCGGCCCTTCTCCCGCCCCTCACGAACTCACATGGTTCAAGTCGTCGTACAGCGGCGGCAACACCACGGAGTGCGTGGAGTGTGCGCCCGCCAACGACGGCATGCGTATACGCGACTCGAAAGTTGGAGACGAGCTTGTCATCGGGGTCCAGCAGAAGGCTTGGGCCAACTTCTTGGCATCAATCTCCGGAAGCAAGCTGGCAAGTGTCAGCGATCTGTAAGCGCCGAAGCCCTTCGCGCGGACGACGGCGCAGCGTCTGAGCCCGGGATTCGGCGGGGTCCTCCCGGGTCTCAGGCCCCGTCGTCGGACCCGTCAGCCTCGTCGGCCTTCTCGTCGTTCCCGCCGTCGATGACCGTCAGGTCCGTGCGCGGACCGGCGTACGGGTCCGGCGTGCCGGCGGGGATGTTCTGGACGGCCTGACCCTGCGCCGCCCCGTTGCCGTTGAAGACGAAGTCGGGGCGGATGCGCCAGTTCCGGCCCTCGGGGTAGATGAAGCCCTGCGAGGCGAGCTGCTTCAGGCTGCGCGAGACCGACGCCTGCGACATGCCCACCTGCTCCGCGAACTTCGTCTGGCTCTCGACGAGGACGAGGCCGTGGTCCTTGCGGTTCTGCAGGGCGCACATCTTGTGGAACAGCCGGTACGCGCTGGCGCTGAGATCGGCGTCGGCGAGGGCGTTGTGTGCGGCGTATCCCATCGTGGTGAAGCCTCCTCCCCTGAACCAGAGGGTGTGCGCGGCTGAGACCGACGAGTGAACGGTGAAGTCGTTCACCTCACCCGTCTTCTTGTTCACGGTCTCGATCCGGGTCATTCGCCGCGCCGCCCGCACAGGGTACCCCCAAGGGTGAATGAGGAGCATGCAGCGCTGACTGAGATGTGCCAGCGCTGACGTTTTCGATCCAGTGCTGGATAGAGTAGCGCATTCATTCAGTTATGAATGAGATTATGCGGATGCGTATCGACGGCGCCGCGTTCTCGCACGTCAGAGGGCCGGCCGCCGTCCTCCGTCTTGATAAGCAAAGGGGCCCGCCGTACCTCTGCCCCTGGGGCATCTGGCGGGCCGCCGTGATCAGCTCCCCGGTCGTGCGGGGTGCTCGTCGTCTACGAGATGGCGTGGCTGATGCCGGTCCGGGGCTGAGCGAGGCACACGTGGCGGGTGGTCGTTCGGCGCACCCGGCGTCGTGGCGGGCTTTCGTGGGTTGCGGCTCCGTGCCGTGCGTGCACTGAGCGCCGGGTTACAGGGCACCGGGGCCGCCCGGGGCTTGGATGATGGCGGTTGCGGGACGAGCGTCAAGAGCGCCCTTCGGGCGTCGGCTGCGCCGATTTCGCTGCGCTGCACTCTTGACTCTCGCCCCTCCACCGCGGAGAGCCGTATGGCCGGGCGGCCCGAAGGGAGGCGGCGGGGATGCCTCGCGGGTGGTGCTCGCCGTTGCCGGGTGCGGGGGTGTGGGGTGGCGGGGCTGTGGGTGCGTGGCCCTTCATCGTCGCCGGGTGCGAGGGTGTCGGTCAGTGGGGCTTGGTGGCGTTCTGCTCTTGCAGGAGGCGGAGCAGCACCTCCGCCTCCGTGCGGAGGCGGGTCGCTCGGTCGGTGTGGGTGGGGGACGTGAGTTGGGCGGCGGCTTCGAGGCGTTCGGTGGCTTCGGACCGGACGATGCGCGCCGTCTCGTCCTCGGTCAGTTCGCGGCGTGGTGCCTCGGTGGCGCCGGCGCCGGTCGGGGACTGTTCGATGGCCGGGCCGTGGGTGGCGGTTGCGTCCACGAGGACCGCTTCCGCGTTGTCCAGTGCGGCGAGTGTCGACCGGAGGGCGCTCACCGCGGCCTTGTCGCGGGCGCGCATCGCTTCGGGGAGGGCCTGGCGCATACGGAGGCGTAGGGACATGAGGGGGACTTTAGGGGCGGGGGTTCGGGGGCTACAACGGGGTTCGCCGGGGGTGGGTTCCGGTCGGTGCGGGGCCGTTCCCGGTGGAGGGCCCGGGATTGAGGAACGATTGTTCTTGACTGATCGTTCCTTAACTGGCT
The DNA window shown above is from Streptomyces sp. NBC_00670 and carries:
- a CDS encoding DUF397 domain-containing protein, giving the protein MPGPSPAPHELTWFKSSYSGGNTTECVECAPANDGMRIRDSKVGDELVIGVQQKAWANFLASISGSKLASVSDL
- a CDS encoding helix-turn-helix domain-containing protein, translated to MGYAAHNALADADLSASAYRLFHKMCALQNRKDHGLVLVESQTKFAEQVGMSQASVSRSLKQLASQGFIYPEGRNWRIRPDFVFNGNGAAQGQAVQNIPAGTPDPYAGPRTDLTVIDGGNDEKADEADGSDDGA